The nucleotide sequence AGGGCTAAGCAGAGCGCTAGCTGAACTTAGCGCCTTTATGCTGCTGTTTGCGTTGGTTCTTGGAGTCAGGGGAAACCGTTATAAACTCAGGTAAGCACAAGCCAGCTCAGTGACAGCGCAGAAATTGCGACCCACAGTCCCACACCAAACAGAAGTGGCTTTGCTCCGGCCGCTTTCAGTTTTTCTACGGAAATACCACAACCAATCAGAAACAGGCAGACCACCAGAGTTTTTTTGGCAAAAGTGAAAATATACCCATAAAAAACTTCGTAATGAGGTAAGTAATCGCTTACTAATATCGCGATACAGTAGAAGAATATAAAGTAGGGAATAGCAATTTTGCTGTTTTTGTTTTTAAACAGTACGGCACTAATTAAAGCGACGGGAATAATCCATAGTGCCCGGGCAAGCTTCAGTGTTGTCGCGGTTTTAAGTGCCTCCTCTCCATAGGCCGAAGCTGCGCCAACAACGGACGAGGTATCGTGTATTGCTATAGCGGCCCAGGTTCCGAAGGTGTGCTGATCCAGGCTCAGGGCATGGCCTATCACAGGAAAAACAAACAGGGCAACGGAGTTGAGGACAAAAACGGTGGCGAGTGCCAGTCCGGTCTGCTCTTCATTGGCTTTGATTGCCGGAGAGACCGCAGCAATTGCGCTTCCACCACAGATAGAGGTTCCTGCTGAAATCAGGTAACCGGTACGCCGCTCAAGTCCGATTCTTTTACTGACCAAAGAACCGGTAATCAGAGTGCCAAAGATGGTGGCGATAATCAGACCGATACCACTGCCGGTAACCGCAAGTGCTTCCTGAAAATGAATACCGAAGCCTAATCCGATAATGGACCAGGCCAGCAGTTTTTTGGTGATTTTTCCGATTGGAATATCGCCCGGAACAAGCCCCAGGCTTGAAAGCATAAAGCCCAGAACCAGAGCGGTTGGGGAAGACACCCAGGGAGTCAGGCAAATCAGTCCGGCAGAGAAAAAGGCGATATTATTTTTGTTCATTTTTGGGGTGTCTGTAATCGGCTATCTAACAGAGAAGGATTCTATCGGCAGATTCCTTGTTCACAACATAAATAGATGAAATCTTATATTGGTATTACCGGTAGCTTCCTCTTAGCTCTGCCACTTTTTCTTTGAGAAAATCACATGAGGCTTCCGTTGCCGGGATTGGTATTGCAGCCTCTATTTCCAGCTTAGAGCGGAATCTTGTTGGCAGCCCTTTGCAGGCTCTGCCCTTATGGCGGCTAAAGTAGCTTCCCCACATACCTTTTAGCGCCATCGGTATGACAGGAACGGGAGTACGCTTAAGGATAATATCTATGCCGCGCATAAAGTCCTGAATTTCACCGTCACTGGTTAAGCGGCCTTCCGGGAAGATGCACACTAGGTGGCCTTCCTTCAGTGCTTGTTCCACATCTTTAAAAGCACGGGTTATGGAGCGGCGGTTGGTGCCGTCAATGGGGATAACACCGGCACGTTTTAAAAAGCGCCTCAGCGGACGGAGGTTGGCATAATCCTCTTCCATTACAAAACGGATAAGGCGGGGGCAGACCGCACTGAGCAGCAGCGCATCCATATAGCTGACATGGTTGCAGACAATCAGCGCTCCGCCTTCCTGCGGAAGATTATGCAGGTTTTTGTGTTTTACCCGGTACATGGTATGGGTCAGTATCCAGACCAGAAAACGCACCACATAAATGGGAGCCTGCAGG is from Vibrio sp. JC009 and encodes:
- a CDS encoding putative sulfate exporter family transporter, which gives rise to MNKNNIAFFSAGLICLTPWVSSPTALVLGFMLSSLGLVPGDIPIGKITKKLLAWSIIGLGFGIHFQEALAVTGSGIGLIIATIFGTLITGSLVSKRIGLERRTGYLISAGTSICGGSAIAAVSPAIKANEEQTGLALATVFVLNSVALFVFPVIGHALSLDQHTFGTWAAIAIHDTSSVVGAASAYGEEALKTATTLKLARALWIIPVALISAVLFKNKNSKIAIPYFIFFYCIAILVSDYLPHYEVFYGYIFTFAKKTLVVCLFLIGCGISVEKLKAAGAKPLLFGVGLWVAISALSLSWLVLT